The Eleutherodactylus coqui strain aEleCoq1 chromosome 6, aEleCoq1.hap1, whole genome shotgun sequence genome window below encodes:
- the PKLR gene encoding pyruvate kinase PKLR, which produces MAQLTQDLGTAFFQKQQLSASMADTFLEHLCLLDIDSEPLTARNTSIICTIGPASRSVEMLKEMIKAGMNIARLNFSHGTHEYHAGSIKNVREATESFAANPMFYRPVAIALDTKGPEIRTGIIRAGENAEVELVKGTVVKVTTDQSYEDKCDQKTLWVDYKNICKVVKVGGRIFVDDGLISLLVREIGPDYCLAEVENGGNLCSRKGVNLPGAEVDLPALSERDRLDLKFGIDQGVDMVFASFIRKAQDVMAIRKELGQKGCHIKIISKIENHEGVRRFDEILEASDGIMVARGDLGIEIPAEKVFLAQKMMIGKCNRAGKPVICATQMLESMIKKPRPTRAESSDVANAVLDGADCIMLSGETAKGLYAVEAVHMQHAIAREAESAIYNQQLFEELRRVTPLTQDPTEVTAIGAVEASFKCCAGAIIVLTTSGRSAQLLSRYRPRAPIIAVTRNQQVARQAHLNRGVFPVLYRESQLEVWADDVDRRVQFGIAIGKVRGFLHKDDIVIILTGWRPGSGYTNIMKVERVS; this is translated from the exons ATGGCACAGTTGACACAGGATCTCGGTACAGCCTTTTTCCAAAAGCAGCAGCTAAGTGCCTCCATGGCGGACACCTTCCTGGAGCATCTGTGTCTGCTGGACATCGACTCGGAGCCGCTGACTGCCAGAAATACCAGCATCATCTGCACCATCG GCCCGGCCTCCCGCTCTGTGGAAATGCTGAAAGAGATGATAAAAGCTGGAATGAACATCGCCCGCCTAAACTTTTCTCATGGGACCCACGAG TATCACGCAGGCTCTATCAAAAATGTGCGAGAAGCCACGGAGAGCTTTGCTGCCAATCCCATGTTCTACCGGCCTGTCGCTATTGCCCTGGACACCAAGGGACCCGAGATCCGCACTGGCATTATTAGAGCA GGGGAGAACGCGGAGGTGGAGCTGGTGAAGGGCACTGTCGTGAAGGTGACCACTGACCAGTCATATGAGGACAAGTGTGACCAGAAGACCCTGTGGGTGGACTATAAGAACATCTGTAAGGTGGTGAAGGTTGGTGGCAGGATCTTCGTGGATGATGGTCTTATATCGCTGCTGGTCAGGGAGATTG GTCCAGACTACTGTCTTGCTGAGGTGGAGAATGGGGGTAACCTGTGCAGTAGGAAGGGGGTGAACCTTCCCGGAGCGGAGGTGGATCTTCCTGCCTTATCTGAACGAGATCGCTTGGACCTTAAATTCGGCATCGATCAGGGGGTAGACATGGTGTTTGCTTCGTTCATACGCAAGGCGCAGGATGTAATGGCCATCCGCAAGGAGTTGGGCCAGAAGGGGTGTCATATCAAGATCATCAGCAAGATAGAGAACCATGAGGGCGTGAGGAG GTTTGATGAGATTTTGGAGGCCAGTGACGGGATCATGGTGGCTCGTGGTGATCTGGGCATTGAGATTCCAGCAGAGAAAGTGTTTCTGGCCCAGAAGATGATGATTGGAAAATGCAACCGTGCGGGGAAGCCAGTCATCTGCGCGACCCAG ATGCTGGAGAGTATGATTAAGAAGCCCCGGCCCACCCGCGCGGAGAGCAGTGATGTGGCCAACGCTGTGCTGGACGGAGCCGACTGCATCATGTTATCTGGAGAAACGGCCAAGGGCCTGTACGCTGTGGAGGCCGTGCACATGCAGCACGCG ATTGCCCGAGAAGCAGAATCTGCCATCTATAACCAGCAGCTGTTTGAGGAGCTGCGCAGAGTGACGCCTCTGACTCAGGACCCCACAGAGGTGACGGCCATCGGGGCAGTGGAGGCGTCCTTTAAATGTTGTGCTGGGGCCATCATTGTTCTCACCACCTCGGGCAG gtctgctcagctcctctctCGTTACCGTCCTCGTGCACCCATCATAGCAGTGACACGGAACCAGCAGGTAGCACGTCAGGCCCACCTCAACCGTGGGGTGTTTCCAGTCTTGTACCGAGAGTCCCAACTGGAGGTCTGGGCAGATGACGTAGACCGGAGGGTGCAGTTTGGAATTGCAATTG GGAAGGTGCGAGGATTCCTGCACAAGGATGACATTGTCATTATTCTGACGGGCTGGAGGCCAGGTTCAGGCTATACCAATATCATGAAGGTGGAGAGAGTTTCTTAG